Proteins encoded in a region of the Salipiger sp. CCB-MM3 genome:
- the prfB gene encoding peptide chain release factor 2 produces MRAEIQNTVEKIKKSVDLLEQRLDWETAEFRLEEFNARVEDPNLWDDPAAAQKLMRERQQLVDAIDTYKSIKQELADQIELIELGEMEEDDEVVAEAETSLKALAETAGQKELEALLDGEADGNDTFLEINAGAGGTEACDWAAMLQRMYVRWAEKRGYEVELQSEEAGAEAGIKSCAYKISGPNAYGWLKSESGVHRLVRISPFGKGTRETSFASVWVYPVVDDNIEIEVNPADIRVDTYRSSGAGGQHVNTTDSAVRITHHPTGIVVTSSEKSQHQNRDIAMKALKSRLYQMELDKRNAAINEAHENKGSAGWGNQIRSYVLQPYQMVKDLRTSHETSDTQGVLDGDLDPFMGATLAQQVSGKSRADARDD; encoded by the coding sequence ATGCGCGCCGAGATCCAGAACACCGTCGAGAAAATCAAGAAGTCGGTCGACCTGCTGGAGCAGCGCCTTGACTGGGAGACTGCGGAGTTCCGGCTCGAGGAGTTCAACGCGCGGGTCGAAGACCCGAACCTCTGGGACGATCCTGCCGCGGCGCAAAAGCTGATGCGCGAGCGTCAACAGCTGGTGGATGCCATCGACACCTACAAGTCGATCAAGCAGGAACTGGCGGATCAGATTGAACTGATCGAACTGGGCGAGATGGAAGAAGACGACGAGGTCGTCGCCGAGGCCGAGACGTCGCTCAAGGCGCTGGCCGAGACCGCGGGGCAGAAAGAGCTTGAGGCGCTGCTCGACGGCGAGGCCGACGGCAATGACACCTTCCTCGAGATCAACGCCGGTGCCGGTGGCACCGAGGCCTGTGACTGGGCCGCCATGCTGCAGCGGATGTACGTCCGCTGGGCCGAAAAGCGCGGCTATGAGGTCGAGCTTCAGTCGGAAGAAGCGGGCGCCGAGGCGGGCATCAAATCCTGCGCCTACAAGATCTCTGGCCCCAACGCCTATGGCTGGCTGAAGTCCGAAAGCGGCGTGCACCGTCTGGTGCGCATCTCGCCCTTCGGCAAGGGCACGCGCGAGACCTCCTTTGCCTCGGTCTGGGTCTACCCGGTGGTTGACGACAATATCGAGATCGAAGTGAACCCCGCCGACATCCGCGTCGACACCTACCGCTCGTCCGGCGCGGGCGGTCAGCACGTGAACACCACCGACTCTGCGGTGCGGATCACCCACCATCCCACGGGCATCGTCGTGACCTCGTCGGAAAAGTCGCAGCACCAGAACCGCGATATCGCCATGAAGGCCCTGAAATCGCGGCTCTATCAGATGGAGCTCGACAAGCGGAACGCGGCGATCAACGAGGCCCATGAGAACAAGGGCTCGGCGGGCTGGGGCAACCAGATCCGGTCGTACGTGCTGCAGCCCTACCAGATGGTGAAGGACCTGCGCACCAGCCACGAGACCTCGGACACGCAAGGCGTGCTCGATGGAGATCTCGACCCGTTCATGGGCGCGACGCTGGCGCAGCAGGTCTCGGGCAAGTCCCGCGCCGACGCCCGCGACGACTGA